A single genomic interval of Macadamia integrifolia cultivar HAES 741 chromosome 6, SCU_Mint_v3, whole genome shotgun sequence harbors:
- the LOC122081806 gene encoding protein transport protein Sec61 subunit beta-like — MARGTSQSQASSSPASRPGTMAPRGSAAATAGMRRRRLGGSAGGGGGGGSGGFGGGGGGSNMLRFYTDDAPGLKITPTVVLVMSLCFIGFVTALHVFGKLYRYRSGPGA, encoded by the coding sequence ATGGCCAGAGGAACTTCTCAATCGCAGGCTTCGTCTTCTCCTGCGTCTCGGCCTGGTACTATGGCACCTCGCGGTTCTGCTGCAGCAACCGCAGGGATGCGGCGGCGGAGGCTGGGCGGTAGcgctggtggtggtggtggaggtggctCCGGCGGATTCGGCGGTGGCGGAGGTGGGAGCAACATGTTGAGATTCTACACGGACGATGCCCCGGGCTTGAAGATCACTCCCACTGTCGTCCTCGTCATGAGCCTCTGCTTCATCGGCTTCGTCACCGCTCTCCACGTCTTTGGCAAGCTTTATCGCTATAGATCTGGTCCTGGAGCTTGA
- the LOC122082558 gene encoding MLO-like protein 6 produces MAGGSSSGRSLEETPTWAVAVVCFILVLVSLIIEHILHLIGQWLKKKHKRALYEALEKVKSELMLLGFLSLLLTVLQSPISGVCIPQSVGATWHPCREKQEASTSETSDMVDDSDENRRRLLSFPDSIGGVRRILAAGTEGTDKCGEGKVSFVSSDGIHQLHIFIFVLAIFHVLYCITTLALGRLKMRKWKKWEKETKTIEYQFLNDPERFRFARDTSFGRRHLNFWTKHPILIWVVCFFRQFVRSVPKVDYLTLRHGFIMAHLAPQSQTKFDFQKYINRSLEEDFKVVVGISPAIWFIAVLFLLFNTHGTYSYLWLPFIPLIIILLVGTKLQVIITKMGLRIQEKGEVVKGFPVVEPADDLFWFNNPHLILYLIHFVLFQNAFQLAFFAWSVYEFTLKSCFHEHTEDIVIRISMGVIIQILCSYVTLPLYALVTQMGSTMKPTVFNERVATALRHWHHTARKHIKQKKGSMSGTPASSMPSTPTHGLSPVHLLRRYRSEVSDSVQTSPRQSNFDAASPDQWDVVDGSTSPNNQHNDGSFLHHHHHHHHHLHRQQQQYERDESHEPPTSTEPPPLPQSISNEHEIAMGHLEFSFDKRPRV; encoded by the exons ATGGCCGGAGGTAGTAGCAGTGGTCGTTCTCTGGAGGAAACTCCGACATGGGCTGTCGCCGTTGTCTGTTTTATCTTAGTTTTGGTTTCACTTATAATCGAACACATCCTTCATCTCATTGGACAG tggttgaagaaaaaacacaagCGAGCTCTCTATGAAGCACTCGAAAAGGTCAAATCTG AGCTTATGCTGCTGGGTTTTTTATCGTTGCTGCTAACGGTGTTACAATCACCCATTTCCGGGGTTTGTATCCCACAGAGCGTGGGAGCTACTTGGCATCCATGTAGAGAGAAGCAAGAAGCGAGCACTTCAGAGACCAGCGATATGGTGGATGATTCTGATGAAAATAGGCGGAGACTTCTGTCCTTTCCTGATTCTATCGGTGGTGTCAGGAGGATATTGGCCGCCGGAACTGAAGGAACTGATAAATGTGGCGAG GGAAAAGTCTCCTTCGTTTCCTCTGATGGAATCCATCAACTTCACATCTTCATATTCGTGTTGGCTATTTTCCATGTTCTTTACTGTATTACCACCTTGGCTCTGGGTAGACTTaag ATGAGAAAGTGGAAGAAGTGGGAAAAGGAGACGAAGACAATTGAATACCAGTTCTTAAATG ATCCAGAGAGGTTCAGATTTGCAAGGGATACATCCTTCGGTCGGAGACACTTAAACTTCTGGACCAAGCACCCTATTCTCATCTGGGTC GTTTGTTTCTTCAGGCAGTTCGTTAGATCAGTTCCAAAGGTGGATTACCTCACTCTCAGACATGGCTTCATAATG GCTCATTTGGCACCTCAAAGTCAAACAAAgtttgattttcaaaaatacaTCAACCGGTCACTTGAAGAAGATTTCAAAGTTGTCGTTGGTatcag TCCAGCAATCTGGTTCATCGCAGTGCTGTTCCTATTATTCAATACCCATG GGACCTATTCTTATCTGTGGCTGCCCTTCATCCCTTTGATC ATCATCCTCTTGGTGGGGACAAAGCTACAGGTGATCATAACGAAAATGGGGTTGAGAATACAAGAAAAGGGAGAGGTGGTGAAGGGTTTCCCCGTGGTTGAACCAGCTGATGACCTCTTCTGGTTCAACAACCCTCATCTCATTCTCTATCTCATCCACTTCGTTCTCTTCCAG AATGCGTTTCAGCTAGCCTTCTTCGCATGGTCTGTG TACGAATTCACTCTTAAATCTTGCTTCCACGAGCACACTGAAGACATCGTCATCCGCATCTCAATGGG GGTTATCATCCAGATCCTCTGTAGTTACGTCACACTTCCTCTCTATGCGTTGGTGACACAG ATGGGTTCGACAATGAAGCCAACCGTCTTCAACGAGAGAGTGGCCACAGCTCTGCGACATTGGCATCATACGGCTAGGAAGCATATCAAGCAGAAAAAAGGAAGTATGTCAGGGACACCAGCATCAAGCATGCCGTCGACGCCTACCCATGGCTTGTCTCCCGTACATCTGCTGCGCCGGTACCGGAGTGAGGTCTCCGACAGTGTCCAGACCTCTCCACGACAAAGCAATTTCGATGCCGCTTCCCCTGATCAATGGGACGTCGTTGATGGCTCTACTTCCCCGAATAACCAACACAACGATGGCTCTTTCTtacatcatcaccatcaccatcaccatcatcttcATCGACAGCAGCAGCAGTATGAGAGAGATGAGAGTCATGAGCCTCCAACCTCAACAGAGCCTCCTCCATTGCCTCAATCCATCAGTAATGAGCACGAAATCGCGATGGGTCATTTAGAATTCTCCTTTGATAAGAGACCTAGAGTGTAA